One region of Eupeodes corollae chromosome 1, idEupCoro1.1, whole genome shotgun sequence genomic DNA includes:
- the LOC129940739 gene encoding uncharacterized protein LOC129940739, which produces MYNVTPHGTTGKLPSELLLNRTHRDKIPFVQDISETILDSEARDLDKINKQKGKERGERVRGAKEADIFNGDDRNLNDVVLQGNDGRTFRRNVNYVKKIPLLDQTEIKTTNNEDNLEQSINESNNDVEETTEPSNKGFKLKLTNIGGMWRPCQ; this is translated from the exons ATGTACAACGTGACACCACATGGCACAACGGGTAAATTGCCTTCAGAGCTTCTTTTAAATAGGACTCATAGagacaaaattccatttgtacAAGATATAAGTGAAACTATTTTAGATTCAGAGGCTAGAGATTTAGACaagattaacaaacaaaaaggaaagGAGAGAGGGGAAAGAGTTCGTGGTGCCAAGGAAGCGGATATTTTCAATG GTGACGATCGGAATTTAAACGACGTAGTATTACAAGGAAATGATGGCAGAACTTTTAGGCGAAATGTAAACTATGTGAAGAAAATACCATTGCTGGATCAGActgaaatcaaaacaacaaataatgaaGATAATTTGGAGCAGTCAATCAATGAATCCAACAATGATGTTGAAGAGACCACCGAACCGAGTAATAAGGGGTTCAAGCTGAAGCTTACAAATATAGGAGGCATGTGGCGACCTTGTCAGTAG
- the LOC129940738 gene encoding endocuticle structural glycoprotein SgAbd-2 translates to MFKLAIISALVTFTISQEYRKPVAIVSEQRYLSGDGKFGAAYSQEDGINFKEETDSDGTRHGSYSYVDPTGQRRTISYTAGKNGFQPIGDHLPVPPLGLLQTAQAAGQPQPQFQPRNNNYQAPRGSNDYDNGSYEHYNSENFSQRPSYVQQPSNYQNYQHQPQQYQPQQYQPHTPSPRQFQPPGKLSLNRTPDGFSFSFKKV, encoded by the exons atgtttaaactt GCAATTATATCAGCTCTTGTGACATTCACGATTAGTCAAGAATATCGAAAACCTGTAGCTATAGTAAGTGAACAGAGATACTTATCAGGAGATGGAAAATTTGGAGCTGCATACAGTCAAGAAGATGGAATAAATTTTAAGGAAGAAACAGATTCCGATGGAACACGCCATGGAAGTTACAGCTATGTAGATCCAACTGGGCAGCGTCGTACTATTTCTTATACTGCTGGAAAGAACGG atttcaacCAATTGGTGATCATTTACCAGTTCCACCCCTTGGTTTACTACAAACCGCGCAAGCTGCGGGCCAACCACAGCCACAATTTCAACCCCGTAATAACAACTATCAAGCACCTAGGGGAAGTAATGACTATGATAACGGAAGTTATGAACACTATAACAGCGAAAACTTTAGTCAAAGACCATCATATGTACAGCAACCATCTAACTATCAAAATTATCAACATCAGCCACAACAATATCAACCCCAGCAGTATCAACCACATACTCCAAGTCCTCGGCAATTTCAACCACCAGGAAAGCTTTCACTTAATCGGACACCAGATGGTTtcagttttagttttaagaagGTTTGA